A DNA window from Anas acuta chromosome 4, bAnaAcu1.1, whole genome shotgun sequence contains the following coding sequences:
- the ADD1 gene encoding alpha-adducin isoform X7: MNGDSGAAVVTSPPPTTAPHKERYFDRVDENNPDYLRERNMAPDLRQDFNMMEQKKRVSMILQSPAFCEELESMIQEQFKKGKNPTGLLALQQIADFMTTNVPNVYPAAPQGGMAALNMSLGMVTPVNDLRGSDSIAYEKGEKLLRCKLAAFYRLADLFGWSQLIYNHITARVNSEQEHFLIVPFGLLYSEVTASSLVKINIQGDVVDRGSTNLGVNQAGFTLHSAIYAARPDVKCIVHIHTPAGAAVSAMKCGLLPISPEALSLGDVAYHDYHGILVDDEEKVVIQKNLGPKSKVLILRNHGLVSVGETVEEAFYYIHNLVLACEIQVRTLASAGGPDNLVLLDPGKYKAKSRSPESPAGEGSVSHPKWQIGEQEFEALMRMLDNLGYRTGYPYRCPALREKSKKYSDVEIPASVTGYSFTSDGESGTCSPLRHSFQKQQREKTRWLNSGRGDDASEEGQNGSSPKSKTKVWTNITHDHVKPLLQSLSSGVCVPSCITNCLWTKEDGHRTATSAVPNLFVPLNTNPKEVQEMRNKIREQNLQDIKTAGPQSQVLSGVVVDRSLVQDAPLSDCTESIEGLDLTEQAFSPAKSLSVRKGELVTASKAIIEKEYQPKVIVSTTGPNPFNKLTDRELEEYRKEVERKQKGPEGRSKTFQGTDMKTLQDCDASPLCKSLDNTQFAAARVSCQTMQPVITHLNREEPAGQKSSQKEFHTAVIKALRSNPDLLTEASEYEPSEDGRQQKERSPPDHTSARTPPSTPIKVEEGDGYAKEYLLP; this comes from the exons ATGAATGGTGATTCTGGTGCAGCGGTGGTGACTTCACCACCTCCGACAACAGCCCCTCATAAAGAGAGGTATTTTGATCGAGTTGATGAAAATAATCCAGATtatttgagagagagaaatatggCACCCGACCTTCGCCAGGACTTTAACATGATGGAACAGAAGAAGAGAGTCTCCATGATTCTTCAAAGCcca GCTTTTTGTGAAGAATTGGAATCCATGATCCAGGAACAATTTAAGAAGGGGAAGAATCCAACGGGTTTATTGGCTTTACAGCAGATTGCAGATTTTATGACAACAAATGTGCCAAATGTCTACCCAGCAGCACCACAAGGCGGAATGGCTGCGTTAAACATGA GTCTTGGCATGGTGACGCCAGTGAATGATCTGAGGGGCTCTGATTCCATTGCTTATGAAAAAGGGGAGAAGTTATTACGATGTAAATTGGCAGCTTTCTACAGATTAGCAGATCTCTTTGGCTGGTCTCAGCTCATTTACAATCACATAACA GCCAGAGTAAATTCTGAGCAGGAACACTTCCTCATTGTACCTTTTGGACTCCTTTACAGTGAAGTGACTGCCTCCAGTCTG GTTAAAATCAATATACAGGGAGATGTAGTTGATCGTGGGAGCACTAACCTGGGAGTAAACCAAGCTGGTTTTACTTTGCACTCTGCAATTTATGCAGCTCGACCTGATGTTAAATGCATTGTTCATATTCACACTCCAGCAGGGGCAGCG GTTTCTGCAATGAAGTGTGGTCTGTTGCCGATTTCACCTGAAGCACTTTCTCTAGGGGACGTAGCTTATCATGACTATCATGGTATTTTAGTGGATGATGAAGAAAAGGTGGTTATTCAGAAAAACTTGGGACCGAAAAGCAAG GTCCTTATTCTCAGAAACCATGGCTTAGTATCCGTTGGAGAGACTGTGGAGGAGGCTTTCTACTATATTCATAACCTAGTGCTTGCCTGTGAGATTCAA GTACGTACTCTGGCCAGTGCAGGTGGACCTGACAACCTAGTGTTATTAGATCCTGGAAAGTATAAAGCCAAGTCTCGTTCCCCTGAGTCTCCAGCAGGTGAGGGTTCTGTATCCCATCCAAAATGGCAGATTGGCGAACAGGAATTTGAAGCTCTTATGCGAATGCTCGATAATCTG GGTTACAGAACCGGCTACCCATATCGATGCCCTGCTCTGAGAGAGAAATCTAAAAAGTACAGCGATGTTGAGATCCCAGCTAGTGTGACAGGTTACTCCTTTACTAGCGATGGCGAATCAGGCACTTGCTCCCCCCTCAGACACagttttcagaaacagcagCGAGAGAAGACAAGGTGGCTGAACTCTGGCCGAGGGGATGATGCTTCTGAAGAAGGGCAGAATGGCAGCAGTCCCAAGTCGAAGACTAAGGTGTGGACGAACATTACACACGATCACGTGAAACCCTTGCTGCAGTCTCTCTCGTCCGGTGTCTGCGTGCCAAGCTGTATTACCAACTGCTTG TGGACTAAAGAGGATGGACATAGAACTGCCACCTCTGCTGTCCCTAACCTGTTTGTTCCATTGAACACTAATCCAAAGGAGGTCCAAGAAATGAGGAACAAG ATCCGGGAGCAAAACTTACAAGATATTAAAACTGCAGGCCCTCAGTCACAGGTTCTTTCTGGTGTAGTTGTGGACAGGAGTCTTGTACAG GATGCTCCCCTCTCAGACTGTACGGAATCTATTGAAGGGCTCGATCTCACAGAGCAGGCCTTTAGTCCCGCTAAATCTCTGTCTGTTAGAAAG gGCGAACTGGTGACTGCATCAAAGGCAATAATTGAGAAAGAATATCAACCAAAAGTCATAGTGAGCACAACAGGACCAAATCCCTTCAATAAACTCACTGATCGAGAACTGGAAGAATACCGCAAAGAAgtggaaagaaagcagaaggggcCAGAAG GCAGGTCAAAAACCTTTCAAGGAACAGATATGAAGACTTTACAGGATTGCGACGCATCACCACTGTGTAAATCTTTAGATAACACTCAGTTTGCTGCTGCACGGGTTTCTTGTCAGACCATGCAGCCAGTCATCACACATCTTAACCGAGAAGAGCCAGCTGGGCAGAAGTCCTCCCAAAAGGAATTTCATACTGCAGTGATCAAAGCGTTAAGGTCCAATCCCGACCTTTTGACTGAGGCCTCAGAATATG AACCTTCAGAAGATGGCAGacaacagaaagagagaagtcCCCCGGATCACACTTCAGCGCGCACTCCTCCCAGCACACCAATTAAAGTAGAGGAAG GAGATGGATATGCTAAAGAGTACCTGTTACCATA
- the ADD1 gene encoding alpha-adducin isoform X11 — MNGDSGAAVVTSPPPTTAPHKERYFDRVDENNPDYLRERNMAPDLRQDFNMMEQKKRVSMILQSPAFCEELESMIQEQFKKGKNPTGLLALQQIADFMTTNVPNVYPAAPQGGMAALNMSLGMVTPVNDLRGSDSIAYEKGEKLLRCKLAAFYRLADLFGWSQLIYNHITARVNSEQEHFLIVPFGLLYSEVTASSLVKINIQGDVVDRGSTNLGVNQAGFTLHSAIYAARPDVKCIVHIHTPAGAAVSAMKCGLLPISPEALSLGDVAYHDYHGILVDDEEKVVIQKNLGPKSKVLILRNHGLVSVGETVEEAFYYIHNLVLACEIQVRTLASAGGPDNLVLLDPGKYKAKSRSPESPAGEGSVSHPKWQIGEQEFEALMRMLDNLGYRTGYPYRCPALREKSKKYSDVEIPASVTGYSFTSDGESGTCSPLRHSFQKQQREKTRWLNSGRGDDASEEGQNGSSPKSKTKVWTNITHDHVKPLLQSLSSGVCVPSCITNCLWTKEDGHRTATSAVPNLFVPLNTNPKEVQEMRNKIREQNLQDIKTAGPQSQVLSGVVVDRSLVQDAPLSDCTESIEGLDLTEQAFSPAKSLSVRKGELVTASKAIIEKEYQPKVIVSTTGPNPFNKLTDRELEEYRKEVERKQKGPEGRSKTFQGTDMKTLQDCDASPLCKSLDNTQFAAARVSCQTMQPVITHLNREEPAGQKSSQKEFHTAVIKALRSNPDLLTEASEYEPSEDGRQQKERSPPDHTSARTPPSTPIKVEEA; from the exons ATGAATGGTGATTCTGGTGCAGCGGTGGTGACTTCACCACCTCCGACAACAGCCCCTCATAAAGAGAGGTATTTTGATCGAGTTGATGAAAATAATCCAGATtatttgagagagagaaatatggCACCCGACCTTCGCCAGGACTTTAACATGATGGAACAGAAGAAGAGAGTCTCCATGATTCTTCAAAGCcca GCTTTTTGTGAAGAATTGGAATCCATGATCCAGGAACAATTTAAGAAGGGGAAGAATCCAACGGGTTTATTGGCTTTACAGCAGATTGCAGATTTTATGACAACAAATGTGCCAAATGTCTACCCAGCAGCACCACAAGGCGGAATGGCTGCGTTAAACATGA GTCTTGGCATGGTGACGCCAGTGAATGATCTGAGGGGCTCTGATTCCATTGCTTATGAAAAAGGGGAGAAGTTATTACGATGTAAATTGGCAGCTTTCTACAGATTAGCAGATCTCTTTGGCTGGTCTCAGCTCATTTACAATCACATAACA GCCAGAGTAAATTCTGAGCAGGAACACTTCCTCATTGTACCTTTTGGACTCCTTTACAGTGAAGTGACTGCCTCCAGTCTG GTTAAAATCAATATACAGGGAGATGTAGTTGATCGTGGGAGCACTAACCTGGGAGTAAACCAAGCTGGTTTTACTTTGCACTCTGCAATTTATGCAGCTCGACCTGATGTTAAATGCATTGTTCATATTCACACTCCAGCAGGGGCAGCG GTTTCTGCAATGAAGTGTGGTCTGTTGCCGATTTCACCTGAAGCACTTTCTCTAGGGGACGTAGCTTATCATGACTATCATGGTATTTTAGTGGATGATGAAGAAAAGGTGGTTATTCAGAAAAACTTGGGACCGAAAAGCAAG GTCCTTATTCTCAGAAACCATGGCTTAGTATCCGTTGGAGAGACTGTGGAGGAGGCTTTCTACTATATTCATAACCTAGTGCTTGCCTGTGAGATTCAA GTACGTACTCTGGCCAGTGCAGGTGGACCTGACAACCTAGTGTTATTAGATCCTGGAAAGTATAAAGCCAAGTCTCGTTCCCCTGAGTCTCCAGCAGGTGAGGGTTCTGTATCCCATCCAAAATGGCAGATTGGCGAACAGGAATTTGAAGCTCTTATGCGAATGCTCGATAATCTG GGTTACAGAACCGGCTACCCATATCGATGCCCTGCTCTGAGAGAGAAATCTAAAAAGTACAGCGATGTTGAGATCCCAGCTAGTGTGACAGGTTACTCCTTTACTAGCGATGGCGAATCAGGCACTTGCTCCCCCCTCAGACACagttttcagaaacagcagCGAGAGAAGACAAGGTGGCTGAACTCTGGCCGAGGGGATGATGCTTCTGAAGAAGGGCAGAATGGCAGCAGTCCCAAGTCGAAGACTAAGGTGTGGACGAACATTACACACGATCACGTGAAACCCTTGCTGCAGTCTCTCTCGTCCGGTGTCTGCGTGCCAAGCTGTATTACCAACTGCTTG TGGACTAAAGAGGATGGACATAGAACTGCCACCTCTGCTGTCCCTAACCTGTTTGTTCCATTGAACACTAATCCAAAGGAGGTCCAAGAAATGAGGAACAAG ATCCGGGAGCAAAACTTACAAGATATTAAAACTGCAGGCCCTCAGTCACAGGTTCTTTCTGGTGTAGTTGTGGACAGGAGTCTTGTACAG GATGCTCCCCTCTCAGACTGTACGGAATCTATTGAAGGGCTCGATCTCACAGAGCAGGCCTTTAGTCCCGCTAAATCTCTGTCTGTTAGAAAG gGCGAACTGGTGACTGCATCAAAGGCAATAATTGAGAAAGAATATCAACCAAAAGTCATAGTGAGCACAACAGGACCAAATCCCTTCAATAAACTCACTGATCGAGAACTGGAAGAATACCGCAAAGAAgtggaaagaaagcagaaggggcCAGAAG GCAGGTCAAAAACCTTTCAAGGAACAGATATGAAGACTTTACAGGATTGCGACGCATCACCACTGTGTAAATCTTTAGATAACACTCAGTTTGCTGCTGCACGGGTTTCTTGTCAGACCATGCAGCCAGTCATCACACATCTTAACCGAGAAGAGCCAGCTGGGCAGAAGTCCTCCCAAAAGGAATTTCATACTGCAGTGATCAAAGCGTTAAGGTCCAATCCCGACCTTTTGACTGAGGCCTCAGAATATG AACCTTCAGAAGATGGCAGacaacagaaagagagaagtcCCCCGGATCACACTTCAGCGCGCACTCCTCCCAGCACACCAATTAAAGTAGAGGAAG CATAG
- the ADD1 gene encoding alpha-adducin isoform X5: MNGDSGAAVVTSPPPTTAPHKERYFDRVDENNPDYLRERNMAPDLRQDFNMMEQKKRVSMILQSPAFCEELESMIQEQFKKGKNPTGLLALQQIADFMTTNVPNVYPAAPQGGMAALNMSLGMVTPVNDLRGSDSIAYEKGEKLLRCKLAAFYRLADLFGWSQLIYNHITARVNSEQEHFLIVPFGLLYSEVTASSLVKINIQGDVVDRGSTNLGVNQAGFTLHSAIYAARPDVKCIVHIHTPAGAAVSAMKCGLLPISPEALSLGDVAYHDYHGILVDDEEKVVIQKNLGPKSKVLILRNHGLVSVGETVEEAFYYIHNLVLACEIQVRTLASAGGPDNLVLLDPGKYKAKSRSPESPAGEGSVSHPKWQIGEQEFEALMRMLDNLGYRTGYPYRCPALREKSKKYSDVEIPASVTGYSFTSDGESGTCSPLRHSFQKQQREKTRWLNSGRGDDASEEGQNGSSPKSKTKVWTNITHDHVKPLLQSLSSGVCVPSCITNCLWTKEDGHRTATSAVPNLFVPLNTNPKEVQEMRNKIREQNLQDIKTAGPQSQVLSGVVVDRSLVQDAPLSDCTESIEGLDLTEQAFSPAKSLSVRKGELVTASKAIIEKEYQPKVIVSTTGPNPFNKLTDRELEEYRKEVERKQKGPEGRSKTFQGTDMKTLQDCDASPLCKSLDNTQFAAARVSCQTMQPVITHLNREEPAGQKSSQKEFHTAVIKALRSNPDLLTEASEYEPSEDGRQQKERSPPDHTSARTPPSTPIKVEEGDGYAKEYLLPYIDDGNLTNWEGMQDTAGPDLQR; encoded by the exons ATGAATGGTGATTCTGGTGCAGCGGTGGTGACTTCACCACCTCCGACAACAGCCCCTCATAAAGAGAGGTATTTTGATCGAGTTGATGAAAATAATCCAGATtatttgagagagagaaatatggCACCCGACCTTCGCCAGGACTTTAACATGATGGAACAGAAGAAGAGAGTCTCCATGATTCTTCAAAGCcca GCTTTTTGTGAAGAATTGGAATCCATGATCCAGGAACAATTTAAGAAGGGGAAGAATCCAACGGGTTTATTGGCTTTACAGCAGATTGCAGATTTTATGACAACAAATGTGCCAAATGTCTACCCAGCAGCACCACAAGGCGGAATGGCTGCGTTAAACATGA GTCTTGGCATGGTGACGCCAGTGAATGATCTGAGGGGCTCTGATTCCATTGCTTATGAAAAAGGGGAGAAGTTATTACGATGTAAATTGGCAGCTTTCTACAGATTAGCAGATCTCTTTGGCTGGTCTCAGCTCATTTACAATCACATAACA GCCAGAGTAAATTCTGAGCAGGAACACTTCCTCATTGTACCTTTTGGACTCCTTTACAGTGAAGTGACTGCCTCCAGTCTG GTTAAAATCAATATACAGGGAGATGTAGTTGATCGTGGGAGCACTAACCTGGGAGTAAACCAAGCTGGTTTTACTTTGCACTCTGCAATTTATGCAGCTCGACCTGATGTTAAATGCATTGTTCATATTCACACTCCAGCAGGGGCAGCG GTTTCTGCAATGAAGTGTGGTCTGTTGCCGATTTCACCTGAAGCACTTTCTCTAGGGGACGTAGCTTATCATGACTATCATGGTATTTTAGTGGATGATGAAGAAAAGGTGGTTATTCAGAAAAACTTGGGACCGAAAAGCAAG GTCCTTATTCTCAGAAACCATGGCTTAGTATCCGTTGGAGAGACTGTGGAGGAGGCTTTCTACTATATTCATAACCTAGTGCTTGCCTGTGAGATTCAA GTACGTACTCTGGCCAGTGCAGGTGGACCTGACAACCTAGTGTTATTAGATCCTGGAAAGTATAAAGCCAAGTCTCGTTCCCCTGAGTCTCCAGCAGGTGAGGGTTCTGTATCCCATCCAAAATGGCAGATTGGCGAACAGGAATTTGAAGCTCTTATGCGAATGCTCGATAATCTG GGTTACAGAACCGGCTACCCATATCGATGCCCTGCTCTGAGAGAGAAATCTAAAAAGTACAGCGATGTTGAGATCCCAGCTAGTGTGACAGGTTACTCCTTTACTAGCGATGGCGAATCAGGCACTTGCTCCCCCCTCAGACACagttttcagaaacagcagCGAGAGAAGACAAGGTGGCTGAACTCTGGCCGAGGGGATGATGCTTCTGAAGAAGGGCAGAATGGCAGCAGTCCCAAGTCGAAGACTAAGGTGTGGACGAACATTACACACGATCACGTGAAACCCTTGCTGCAGTCTCTCTCGTCCGGTGTCTGCGTGCCAAGCTGTATTACCAACTGCTTG TGGACTAAAGAGGATGGACATAGAACTGCCACCTCTGCTGTCCCTAACCTGTTTGTTCCATTGAACACTAATCCAAAGGAGGTCCAAGAAATGAGGAACAAG ATCCGGGAGCAAAACTTACAAGATATTAAAACTGCAGGCCCTCAGTCACAGGTTCTTTCTGGTGTAGTTGTGGACAGGAGTCTTGTACAG GATGCTCCCCTCTCAGACTGTACGGAATCTATTGAAGGGCTCGATCTCACAGAGCAGGCCTTTAGTCCCGCTAAATCTCTGTCTGTTAGAAAG gGCGAACTGGTGACTGCATCAAAGGCAATAATTGAGAAAGAATATCAACCAAAAGTCATAGTGAGCACAACAGGACCAAATCCCTTCAATAAACTCACTGATCGAGAACTGGAAGAATACCGCAAAGAAgtggaaagaaagcagaaggggcCAGAAG GCAGGTCAAAAACCTTTCAAGGAACAGATATGAAGACTTTACAGGATTGCGACGCATCACCACTGTGTAAATCTTTAGATAACACTCAGTTTGCTGCTGCACGGGTTTCTTGTCAGACCATGCAGCCAGTCATCACACATCTTAACCGAGAAGAGCCAGCTGGGCAGAAGTCCTCCCAAAAGGAATTTCATACTGCAGTGATCAAAGCGTTAAGGTCCAATCCCGACCTTTTGACTGAGGCCTCAGAATATG AACCTTCAGAAGATGGCAGacaacagaaagagagaagtcCCCCGGATCACACTTCAGCGCGCACTCCTCCCAGCACACCAATTAAAGTAGAGGAAG GAGATGGATATGCTAAAGAGTACCTGTTACCATA CATAGATGATGGTAATTTGACAAACTGGGAAGGGATGCA
- the ADD1 gene encoding alpha-adducin isoform X8 codes for MNGDSGAAVVTSPPPTTAPHKERYFDRVDENNPDYLRERNMAPDLRQDFNMMEQKKRVSMILQSPAFCEELESMIQEQFKKGKNPTGLLALQQIADFMTTNVPNVYPAAPQGGMAALNMSLGMVTPVNDLRGSDSIAYEKGEKLLRCKLAAFYRLADLFGWSQLIYNHITARVNSEQEHFLIVPFGLLYSEVTASSLVKINIQGDVVDRGSTNLGVNQAGFTLHSAIYAARPDVKCIVHIHTPAGAAVSAMKCGLLPISPEALSLGDVAYHDYHGILVDDEEKVVIQKNLGPKSKVLILRNHGLVSVGETVEEAFYYIHNLVLACEIQVRTLASAGGPDNLVLLDPGKYKAKSRSPESPAGEGSVSHPKWQIGEQEFEALMRMLDNLGYRTGYPYRCPALREKSKKYSDVEIPASVTGYSFTSDGESGTCSPLRHSFQKQQREKTRWLNSGRGDDASEEGQNGSSPKSKTKVWTNITHDHVKPLLQSLSSGVCVPSCITNCLWTKEDGHRTATSAVPNLFVPLNTNPKEVQEMRNKIREQNLQDIKTAGPQSQVLSGVVVDRSLVQDAPLSDCTESIEGLDLTEQAFSPAKSLSVRKGELVTASKAIIEKEYQPKVIVSTTGPNPFNKLTDRELEEYRKEVERKQKGPEGRSKTFQGTDMKTLQDCDASPLCKSLDNTQFAAARVSCQTMQPVITHLNREEPAGQKSSQKEFHTAVIKALRSNPDLLTEASEYEPSEDGRQQKERSPPDHTSARTPPSTPIKVEEGDGYAKEYLLP; via the exons ATGAATGGTGATTCTGGTGCAGCGGTGGTGACTTCACCACCTCCGACAACAGCCCCTCATAAAGAGAGGTATTTTGATCGAGTTGATGAAAATAATCCAGATtatttgagagagagaaatatggCACCCGACCTTCGCCAGGACTTTAACATGATGGAACAGAAGAAGAGAGTCTCCATGATTCTTCAAAGCcca GCTTTTTGTGAAGAATTGGAATCCATGATCCAGGAACAATTTAAGAAGGGGAAGAATCCAACGGGTTTATTGGCTTTACAGCAGATTGCAGATTTTATGACAACAAATGTGCCAAATGTCTACCCAGCAGCACCACAAGGCGGAATGGCTGCGTTAAACATGA GTCTTGGCATGGTGACGCCAGTGAATGATCTGAGGGGCTCTGATTCCATTGCTTATGAAAAAGGGGAGAAGTTATTACGATGTAAATTGGCAGCTTTCTACAGATTAGCAGATCTCTTTGGCTGGTCTCAGCTCATTTACAATCACATAACA GCCAGAGTAAATTCTGAGCAGGAACACTTCCTCATTGTACCTTTTGGACTCCTTTACAGTGAAGTGACTGCCTCCAGTCTG GTTAAAATCAATATACAGGGAGATGTAGTTGATCGTGGGAGCACTAACCTGGGAGTAAACCAAGCTGGTTTTACTTTGCACTCTGCAATTTATGCAGCTCGACCTGATGTTAAATGCATTGTTCATATTCACACTCCAGCAGGGGCAGCG GTTTCTGCAATGAAGTGTGGTCTGTTGCCGATTTCACCTGAAGCACTTTCTCTAGGGGACGTAGCTTATCATGACTATCATGGTATTTTAGTGGATGATGAAGAAAAGGTGGTTATTCAGAAAAACTTGGGACCGAAAAGCAAG GTCCTTATTCTCAGAAACCATGGCTTAGTATCCGTTGGAGAGACTGTGGAGGAGGCTTTCTACTATATTCATAACCTAGTGCTTGCCTGTGAGATTCAA GTACGTACTCTGGCCAGTGCAGGTGGACCTGACAACCTAGTGTTATTAGATCCTGGAAAGTATAAAGCCAAGTCTCGTTCCCCTGAGTCTCCAGCAGGTGAGGGTTCTGTATCCCATCCAAAATGGCAGATTGGCGAACAGGAATTTGAAGCTCTTATGCGAATGCTCGATAATCTG GGTTACAGAACCGGCTACCCATATCGATGCCCTGCTCTGAGAGAGAAATCTAAAAAGTACAGCGATGTTGAGATCCCAGCTAGTGTGACAGGTTACTCCTTTACTAGCGATGGCGAATCAGGCACTTGCTCCCCCCTCAGACACagttttcagaaacagcagCGAGAGAAGACAAGGTGGCTGAACTCTGGCCGAGGGGATGATGCTTCTGAAGAAGGGCAGAATGGCAGCAGTCCCAAGTCGAAGACTAAGGTGTGGACGAACATTACACACGATCACGTGAAACCCTTGCTGCAGTCTCTCTCGTCCGGTGTCTGCGTGCCAAGCTGTATTACCAACTGCTTG TGGACTAAAGAGGATGGACATAGAACTGCCACCTCTGCTGTCCCTAACCTGTTTGTTCCATTGAACACTAATCCAAAGGAGGTCCAAGAAATGAGGAACAAG ATCCGGGAGCAAAACTTACAAGATATTAAAACTGCAGGCCCTCAGTCACAGGTTCTTTCTGGTGTAGTTGTGGACAGGAGTCTTGTACAG GATGCTCCCCTCTCAGACTGTACGGAATCTATTGAAGGGCTCGATCTCACAGAGCAGGCCTTTAGTCCCGCTAAATCTCTGTCTGTTAGAAAG gGCGAACTGGTGACTGCATCAAAGGCAATAATTGAGAAAGAATATCAACCAAAAGTCATAGTGAGCACAACAGGACCAAATCCCTTCAATAAACTCACTGATCGAGAACTGGAAGAATACCGCAAAGAAgtggaaagaaagcagaaggggcCAGAAG GCAGGTCAAAAACCTTTCAAGGAACAGATATGAAGACTTTACAGGATTGCGACGCATCACCACTGTGTAAATCTTTAGATAACACTCAGTTTGCTGCTGCACGGGTTTCTTGTCAGACCATGCAGCCAGTCATCACACATCTTAACCGAGAAGAGCCAGCTGGGCAGAAGTCCTCCCAAAAGGAATTTCATACTGCAGTGATCAAAGCGTTAAGGTCCAATCCCGACCTTTTGACTGAGGCCTCAGAATATG AACCTTCAGAAGATGGCAGacaacagaaagagagaagtcCCCCGGATCACACTTCAGCGCGCACTCCTCCCAGCACACCAATTAAAGTAGAGGAAG GAGATGGATATGCTAAAGAGTACCTGTTACCATA A